The Silene latifolia isolate original U9 population chromosome X, ASM4854445v1, whole genome shotgun sequence genome contains the following window.
TTAGAAGTGCAAAAAACCCAGATAGCAGAATTTCACGTAAGTTGCAAGCAACAATTGTCCATAGGATAGAAGATTCCGAGAACGAATGATCATCCTCTTTTTGTTTGCTTATCTTGTCCAAGAATTGCAAGTAACAAGATTCTGCCCTATCAACATCTCGTAATTCGGGTATGTCGTCTACCTCAAGAGTCTTTTCTTTACCCAAAGTCATCATAGAGTTCAACCACCAGAATGACATCTTACTGAAAAATCCAGCATCCGCAAAAGGGGTAACTTGAGCAGTTGAATCGATCTTACTGTTTTCATTCCCCTCACCATGTAGAGGGGTGTAAAGGGTATTTCCAATACTAGTCTCCCTACTTTCTTCATTTGAGCACCCTTTGTAAGTACATAGCAAAAACAAACTTGCTCCAATGAAAGTTAAGATATCTAAGGCCACCTTAACAGTAACTTCAAAATTTGTTACAGCAGAAAAGAGAGATAAAGTGCAGGAAATGCCAGTAGAGAGGAAGGCAAACACGGATAAAACACGAAAGGGGCCTTTTGCGAAATTCATCCCTTGAACAGTTGTTGTTAGACCTACCAGCATCCAAGTACCTCCTTGAACAACATATAAAACCCACCAATGTACTGGTAAAACAGAATGATCATTTCTCATCTTTTCTACTAAACTCCAAATTCCTAGGCCTATATAAACCAATCCCAAACAGCCATTCACAACCACAGAACATTTTCGCAAGGTTGAGTAGGGTCTGTAAGGAGCATTCTTAGAGGAAGTTTTGCAAATCATGTTCACTATGATTAATACCAGAAGCAATGCATCAAATGCTATGACCAAAGCATGATTGGTACATGAGGCAGGATTAGTGACAGAAGCGAGCTGCGGATAGCATGACCCTAGACTGTTCTCTGAGCAATCAGATTGCTCACAGAACAGTCCCCACATACCCTCCATTTTTCAGCACACTTCACCTATAAAATCTGCAATTTTTACATAGATATAAAATTAGTAGATACAAAACAAAAACCAGTTTGCTCAATGATCATAACTGGTCTACATAGCACAAACAATAACCCTTACCTCAattggctcccgcaaattgcaagGTAGGGTTCGTAAATCGTATATATCAGCAAATTTGTTTATCAGTGACCATGACTAATCTACAGAACATGATCCTGTAACTAAAATGAAAAAACTACACCAAGATTCCCAGATGTGCATCAGTGCATGTGCAGTGAAAGTTGCTCTTTATTATGTACTACACAAAACTAGTGTTATATAAGTGGCTAtcacaacaaggacaaatattgaAAGAAGTATGTTTTCTGCAAAGCATGCAACTAAACACAAACTATAGGTGGAGCACATAAATATTGACCACATATACTACTACATACAAAGTAGAAAAAGGAAACTTGATAACTTGGGTATGTGGGGATTGTGGGGATACTTGCTCTTTTTAGTTAGCACCCCATTTTGACCTGCaatttaaaaagacaaaaataCAACCAGTCTTACACTAATACAAGTATTAGCAATACAAATTACAAATACAGTAGTTGTTTCcgaattacccaaaatgaaaatttCATCGAAGGACTGTTACTCAAAATAAAAAGAAACGCAATCGGGTTTAATAATTCATTCTGCTTGATTTCGTCATGATTAAGAACCAAACATATACTACATGATACAAAGTAGGAAAAGCCCCCTTTTATTATTTAGTTTGTACTTCGTATGTGGGATTGCGGGGACAGGTGTTCTTTTTTATTAGACCTGCaatttaaaaagacaaaaataCAAATTATGATGAATCGTGCAAGTTTACACTTTCTTAATTTAAGGAGAAAACAAGTCATGGAAAGTCATTCAATTTTAACAAGATTTTACTAACCACAGCATTACCTTAATGACTTAAGGACACCCGAAAAGTGCGATATAAGAAGGGTCAGATACACGCAGTCTTACCCCAAGTTGGATCCTCTCCGAGATGTCTAGTACTACTTACTTAACAGGGAAACGAGGGATTACATGGCTGCTGAAATGACCACCTTACCCCGTCTAGTCTTATCTTGTGTTAACAACATAAAAATTCATATTTCtgaattacccaaaatgaaaattgTATCGAATGATGATACTTCATTTGCATGATTTTGTCATTATTTCCAGGATTTAAGAATAACGAGTCTTTGACTCCATTTGAAATGAAAGTAACTAGATTCAAATGTCTAGTAACATAAATTAGTAAAGTTTATCACTCAATTTCTAGCAAAATTGAAACTAAAAACTACAATCAACAACCTAAACTTAATAAATATCAAATTAACCATTTTTAAgtgaaaaacaaaacacaaatttaATAAGTACAGTAACATGGCAATTCCAAACTCAAAGGAATCTCTTGAATTAATACTGGAAAATCTCAATTATTATTGGACAATCATAGTTGACGCAGCCATGAAATAAAGTAATCGGAAATTAGTAAGTACCTTTCACTTTAGCAAAAATGATTAGACAAATATTTGTATCCATTGATGGAGACGCAAATGGACTTGGGAATCGTTTCGTTTGATGATTTTGGCATTTTGTTACTTGTAGCTTTATcaaatttttttcctttttgggTTAGCTTAATCTTGCCGAGTGCGGGTTTGGAATGACTTAAACTCATAACACGGTTATTATCTACCTCGTCTCATTATCACTTCTAAATAAGCTATAATCGTCTATTGTTTAGCCATGAATGTTGAGTAGttattgtgtgagacggttaagACGGTTTATTTATATAAAGATTACTAGTTGGTTGATAGCAAtaaatgtattttttttaaaataagaaTCATGTCACGTGTAAGACCGTCATTCTTAAATTATGATAAGTGTTAAACGGATTGATATTATGGTTACAAAAGATTACTCGTAACCAGCCTTTTCACTGATTTATTTCATATTACGActaataatttcaaatttttcgcTATTAAATCttgatttttttaattatttttaattatatttttagTGAGTGAGTTCATAAATTTTATGATATAGCTCGGATTAGTTAGAACAAAACTCGAAATTTTTATTATAAAACTCAGGTTCTACACAATCAGTTGTACTATACTGGTTGTATAATCTATTAATGAGATCCTATGATGagaactagtatagatcccgcggcCCCGCGCAAATGTTTTGCATTAATCGCTAGAAAAGGGAAAATTCGTAGTTATAATATAATAAAAGTCcattacagatatgatataataaaagttcAATTATAAAAGTCCAATTACAGATTTCATATAATAAAAGGAAAATTTGgagatttcttattcttttagtataagaaAATTGGTGGAATAAAATAATAATGAGCATGATGTGCTGATTTGCACAAGACAAAAAGAAATGCCAAGATTTGTGGCGGTCGAGTGTCGACATCTACTGTCACAACTCACGACTCAAACCAAATTGAACTACTTCACTCAACTTATATTGTACTCCCTATGTCTGTCCCGGCATTTATTGTCATTTttcattttagggtgtctcagttatttgttatcatttctattttaagaatagatttgatgagtaatttgatcatttacactcaATTTATTACACTTGTCATTTAGCAATTGATCATCTTCTCTTTCCTtgctctttgtgccaaaaccaaagaacaacaaatgatcgggacggagggagtatacgTACTTGGGAGGGAGTACATCTTACCAAATTGATAATAAAATCAGATTCTGTTGAAATAATTGATGCTCTCAGTATATGACATCATAAACTCGTCACTGCACACGTACGTGAAGTGAAAACCAATGATCTATGGGAAATGGATCCtctctatttcctttctctccatttcctctcacaatctatttaaataataattttccCTTTCACCCTCATTTTCCTTTATCTTTACGCGTACGGAATTActtttttcacatacgaattttactttttttcacatacattttttcataaACTTTCCATATCATGCCCTTTTTATCTAAACCTAATCAAAATAATTATACATGCCCTTTTTCCTAAAATTGAATCTAATTACTCTAAAAACTTGAATAATCCAATTAGTGAATTAATTTGTTGTTTACCAATTTTTAATAGGGTTTTTCTAATGTGTGCtctaagggcacacattaataacctAAATATGGTAAGATTTGCAAGAGATTCTCAGTCCTTGGTCATGCCTTCTTCGCCACACTTCTCGTTAGTTTGAATAATCATTTGCTTTGTCAATGAACTCCACATAGCGGCTCCTGGATTCATTTTCTTGTTATGTATACATATGAAAGCTTACATCTATTGTTTTGGTTGTGTATCTAGGACGGCTGATTATGTGGTGCAATTGGGTGTGAGACGGCTCAGAGTGGGTGGTGCGTTTGGGAGCCGGGACGACTTGAGGCTAGATTGGGTGCGAGTGAGTGGTCAGGTTGTTGGTTGTGAAGGGCGGTGGTCAGGTGGTGGTGGTGAAGGAGATGAGGGGAGAACAAAAAAAATAAGTAGATCATGagggaatgaaaaaaatgatgagggtaaaattgtaaaaagtgtatgtgaaagagtaaaatccgtatgtgaaaaagcacgtccctatgcgtaaatttagaaccgttagataTTGTTCAAATGCAATCCGGACCATTGATAAGaacttgcctctccatttctttttaggaaatggagagaaaatggGCTCCTATGTATGCTGCCCAATGTATGTGCCCATGCTGGTCTTAAATGGTTTACCTTTAGGCGACGTTGTGACGGAACCATTATTTATTGTTTGGGACCAAATTCTTTTGTTTACggttgattaaaatactcctcaacAAAAAAAACCGTAAAGAATCTATTGAAGGCGAGGGAGTAATGATAAAACGACTTAATAAACAAAAAACGGAAACTAAAAACATTATTACAATTACAAATAACCAACACAATAATAGTTTTTTTGATACAAAAAATTCTGTGGTTTCATGTCCTAAAATACTATGGAGTCCcacagaaaagaaaaaaaaaaaaggcaagtTATTGAACTTTCGGTACTGATTCCTATCTACTGTACCTTGTTCTTTCTTACCTTAATAAATTTACCGGGGGAAGAACAAGAGAGTAAACGAGGGCTGCTCTTCGAATATTATTAGCTGAAATGAGCATTACGCGGTGATATAATCACTAGAAGCTAGCATTCCTATACTGGGACATATTAGTGGACTTACAAATTTGCATATCTTGGATGTTTAATTACCACATTTGGTAGAGACGGCTGTAATTCGACATTCTTCTGCCGTAATTGATGCCTGATGCTTAATGGGATTCTGCAGATTGGAAATGTGACCAATATTCCTTCACTAGTTGGCCGAACAGCGAACCTTGGTTTTCCATTAGCTTTGTTGGTTCATCAAACTCCACCAATCTCCCTGTAAAAGGTTTCAGACTCCATAATTTAGCATTCTGGTCTCTTCCAACTATCGGGATGTAGTATAAACTCCGTAAAGACATTGATCCAAGATCCGATCAAATATCttgaattatttttttttttaaaaaaaggactGGAATACTTTACAGATCGAGTGAACGTGCTACAAGTACACGTGGCAAAACTTACCCGACCCTAGATTGACCGACCCATTTTGAAGAACAGCAAAAAACAGACGCGAATCTAAAACGATTCAGATTTGAAACACAATGATAAACATCCCAATTGACCCGACCTATAACCACTGATGACTCAAAAACAACCTTTACCGATAAGACCCATACCTGAAATCGAATGACCCGACCAGAATGAGTTGTTCAAAATGAGTAACTGTGAAGTGTGAACAAATCATATTAGGATATAACAAAAGTATAGAAGACTGACTGACCATCACTAATGGCGAGGACCTTTGTGCAGTCCATCACGGTAGGAATTCTGTGGGCAACTGTGATCACAGTGCAATCTGCAAATTCTGTCCTTATTGTTCTTTGCAGGATTGTGTCTGTTGCATTATCGATTGACGCAGTCGCTTCATCAAGCACTAGTACTCTGCTTCGTCGAAGCAAAGCACGACCTAAACAGAATAGTTGCCTCTGTCCCATGCTCCAGTTGGATCCATCCTCCACAACTAGAGTTTCAAAAGTCAGACAATTAGTAACGATGCAAAGTTGGCGTTTATTTTCCAGCAGACTCGAAGTCCTTGAATTTCATTTGGCCTATTGGAAGCCACAAGGCAGTTCTAATGGTGTCGGGTTTTGAACTAAAGCCATGAATATCAATACTTAGTGACTTATGACACTGAAAAATTAAACGCACACATAAGCGACTAAGTTTTACCGAAGGAATCTAGTCCTAGCTCTTTGTCTTCGACAGCATCTTTCAGTTGACATTTGTCGAGCACCTACACGAGTCAAAACAAGAAACAGCTTGATAACCAACAAAATTCCTTTGCTTCCggtcatattataatttataactaggaagaaaaaaaaaacaatacctCCCAAATTTCGACATCATCGTGCTGGCCTAACGGATCTAGATTGAATCTTACAGAGCCATTGAAGAGAGTAGGATCTTGAGGAATAATACCAAAACGAGACCGTAGATCATGAAGTCCTATTGTGCTGATGTCAATGCCATCAACAACTATCTTCCCTCCAGCTGGTTCCACTAAGCGAAACAATGCTCCTATAAGGGTAGTTTTCCCGCTTCCAGTCCTACCAACAATACCAATTTTGTCTCCCCCTTCAAAAGTGCAACTGACTCCTCGAAGAACTAGCGGTGAATCAGGCCTATACCTTATCTGATTCAAAATAAAACTTGTCAAGTTGTCACCATTACATATTCTCAACCTGAATCGAGAGCGCTTATATAGTTATATTCACGAGTATTTTTTTACATTCCACTtaaatttctttttcttttccttaTCTTACTTATCGGCTATCATCGGTTGTTCAAAGGATAGGTTCATGTTAGCCAACCCCAAATCACCTTGGAAAAGAGGCTTtgtatttttcttttcttctgtTGTTATTAAAAAGAGAGTGCTTTATATTTACGCGGTGAAGTTTTCTTGTAATTTCTGTTTATCAGTGACTCAGTGTGAATAGTTTAGACACATACAATCCTAAAATTGCGCTAAATCAGAATCTAAGTGCACAAGCAGTTACCTGTAAATCACATATCTCCACTTTACCAAGTAACGGCCAGTTCTGTGGAGGACGCCTGTCTTCGATGACTTCTGGTGCTTCACTTGGTATGTGCATGTATTGATCAAGCCTCTCCACAGAGATAATATAGTTGGCTAATGTACACTGATTTTGAATAGAGAAAACCACAGACATATTTAACGAAAGTCCATATGATAGGGCCATTCCGATAAACCCTGCATTTTTGCTTGTGTTAGACCAATAAAACAACTCGTGGAAGACTCGACATCAATTGTGTTAATTGATGCTAGAATAAAGCTTTACAGTTTTATCGtaaaaaaatatttcaaaagaaaaaaaagagagaaacatTTCCAAAGGAGCTAAAATTCACTATTCAGATTTCTGACTGAGAAATATGATGATATAATGCAAAAGGGTTCACTGAACTGTAATCAGGTGATCCAATTTTTAATGCAATTTTGATCACGGATCCAAAACAGATAACGAGACTCACCAGGACTAAAACTCCCAGTAGGTAGCAAAACAATACACAGGGCAGAAGCTGCAAGAACAATGGCACTGAGTGTTTCAAGCCTCTGAATTAGCCATTCATTAGCTGCGAAATTGTGGAAATATGGACTGGCATTTGCATCAATAAGAGTAAGGCTCTTAGCAAAGAATCGATCTTCCTCCCCAAAAGCTCTAATTGTCATAGCTCCAGCCACAGACTCGGCTAAATAGTTTGCTACTAAAGATTTTGTTGTACCATTGAGTCTCATTAATTCTTTTGCAGTCGCAAAGTAGTATTTCTGTCAACATGTATAATAGACCTATTAGGTTTTATCCAAGAATCGATAAGAAAAATTACTGAGGCTAGGTAACACTTGTAATCAGACAATTTTATGTAGTTTCTGAATGTTATGAAACAGTACTCATATTAATACAACATCACCCGAATGTCTCAAGGACTACCACAAATGCCGGGGTTAAGGGGGACGCACATTTGCAGTCTTGCCCTGTGTTAACACCGCATAGAGGCTATTACGATGACCCATCATGAAAAATGTATAGAGAATTGCTTTGACTGATGATTACTTCACAATAAAACGACTCACAACCAGTTGTTGAGCGGCATTTTGCTATATTCTATCATAACTAGAGTCAAGTTCCTTTGCATAGTTACCTGTAGTCGGAACAACGtgtaaactactggtattgagacAAACAAGATTTGCCAAGCAATCACAGCCAACACTCCCATATTTGTGTATGCATTCATAGTAACCCCGATCGCAAAGAGAAGGCTGAATGGGAGATCAAGGTCAACTATGCTAAAATCAACAGAAACCTGTTAAGAATTCATAACATTAATTTAGGCCAAGAAGTGAACGGAGTTCATAAGCTCGTGACAATCTAAAAAATTCACACTAACCCGACTCAGTATCCTTCCAAGAGGTGTAGAATCATAGAAAGACATCGGAGCGCGAAATAGCGAATTCAACAATTTTGAAAATAGTGACCTAGATGCTTCCATGCACATTCCAACAGAACCAATAGTTCTTGTGAGTAAGAAAACTACCGTACATGCTCCGATGATTAGGTAAACCCCAATCAGTTTCAATGTGCTAACATTAGGATTATCAACAGAAGAGGCCATCCAAGCATTCTGGAGTACCTGGCCTACTATAAAGATGAGATGAGAGAGCATAGAAATAATGAAGTATATCATACTTTTCTTATTCTGATTTAGGTACACTAAGTAAGGCTTAAATCCAGTGTCCCCCGTTTCTCGTTCTTCTCGTTTAATCAACTGGTCACCTTTCAATGCTTCGTGTTTCTCAATACCGATACTTCTAATTTCTTTGCCAGAATTTCTCTGACTTGTAGATGAGTTAACCTCAGGTAGCCTTCCAGTGCCAGCAGTCTCTTTGTGTGCATTCACAAGGGCCAAAAATTCTTGACTAGAACCTAGTAACTCGTTATATGATCCTGCTTGGATGATTTCCCCATCTGACATGAGCTACAAAAACATCATATATTTCAGCAACAATAacagtagacctggcaaacagatagGTCGTGTCGGACTGTCAGGCTCGTGTTTGTGTCACCATCTTAACCCTAGCCCGCTACCTTCGTATTGGGTTCATGTCGTGTTTTCAGATCGATTGCCACCTCTAAATAACAGGGAAAATTGCTTTTAGAAAAAACACAAAATGGGCAAGGAAGATCGTTCTTTTGTATGTGTGTAAAGAGAGGCATTTCTAATGTTGGTGGGTTTCAATACACAGATCCTGAATACCACCATTAAATGACTTTACCATCTAGGCTGATTCGTATATGCACGCATGGAAAAACTATGGGCACAATTAAAATTGAACAGGAAAAGAATTGTGGCTCACACACATCAGTCAAGGACTTTAATTTCCTACAACAGATAAGTTCAGTCATTGAAAAACAATGGACTCAATTTCAACAAACAATTAAGCACAGCAACAGATATCGTCGACTCACCAAACAGCAATTGAATGCAGGAAGAAAATCAACTTGGTGTGTCACAAGTAATACAGTCTTGCTCGAGAGAGCCTCCATGACATATTCCTGCCAATAATCAAAAAACAGAATTTGGGTGTGAGACTTTGATGTACAAGTAAAGGGAAAAAAATCATAGTTATGGTAAAATCCTTACATTAAAGAGACTACTTGCAGTATGTGCATCAACAGCACTGAATGGATCATCCAAGAGATAGATATCAGCATCTTGATATAACGCACGAGCAAGTTGAATACGTTGCTTCTGCCCGCCACTTAGATTTACTCCCCTTTCTCCAATTTCAGTCATGTCGCCATGAGGAAGAATCTCAAGGTCCTTAACCAATGAACACCTTCCAAGAGTTTCTTGGTACCTTAGCTCATCCATTGTAGACCCAAAAAGAATATTGTCACGTATAGTTCCTGTTTGAATCCATGCTGACTGTGTAACATAAGCGATCCTCCCATTAACATCAACCTGTATAAAAATAGATTCATGAAACAagagcaatttcatcattgaactCCAAAATAAACAAATCTTTTGTAAATTTGGATTCGGCACATTTCTTTTTTGGAATGTTCGATCAATTCACTACCTTTCCAATATACATAAGAAGTGGGCTATAAAAACACAGACCATTTGAATGTGGGTCTCATAATTCTCTCACACATTTTCCGTCTCTTAAAACTTTGGTCCAAACGAAATGTAGTGAATTCAAGTGAATGAAGGGAGTACCCACTACTTAAAGGCAATCTAAAATAACTTCTCGGTAGCACAGTTCACAAATATAAGGGTTTTTGAGAGCTTACCGTTCCCTCGATATATGGTACTTCTCCAAGGATAGCAGCTAATAAGGTAGATTTACCGGAGCCAACTTCACCGCAAATAGCTACCTTTTCACCAACTCGAACCTCTAGATTTATATCCCTCAGTGTTGGTTTTGATGGATTTATTTCCCAAGAAAGATTTGCTGATTTCATCAGAACAGCATGGTTTACATTATCCACATTTCGCTTCTTCCTAACTTTTTCAGTCTGAAGCTCTGGAGCCTCAAGAAACTCCACAATTCTCTCAAATGCAACCCTCGCTTGGATCACCACAGCTATGACATCAGGGATAGATCTTATGGGATCTTGCACAAGCCGCAAAGTTGCAACAAAAGTGAAGACACTGCTGGCAGTAAGAGGTATATTGAGCAAATAACAAGTCCCAAATGTAGCCGCCGAGATCAGTAAAGGAGCAGTCCAAAAGAGAAAACCATTGTATGACTTTCTAAGTTGCACACCTCGTAGCCACTTATACTCCATCTCTCTTAACTTCTCTATCACATTCTTGAAGTGATTTTCCCAAGCATATAACTTGAGCACCTTCATGTTCACAAGCGCTTCCGAGAATGTCTTGAGCCTC
Protein-coding sequences here:
- the LOC141618432 gene encoding ABC transporter C family member 10-like, whose translation is MANLWSVFCTHSDCSGSSTEPCNPQFVSVTDPSSCINHVAIVGVDVLLLLILLLSMIMKTFTKNVELPVRYRHRSTLQIISAVFNGFLGLLYIGLGAWMLIEKVRNDHSVSPIHWWILYVIQGFTWLVVGLTTSLRGDYFQKSSLRILSILAFLSTGIFCAMALFAAIVNHEITVKVALDVLSFVGASLILLCTYKGYEIEENLYTPLTSEANGRNKTDLGEQVITPFATAGWLSKSSFWWLDSLLKLGKQKTLEEEDIPKMRDSERAESCYLEFMDRLAKRKQKKEATLKSSMMWTIISCHWSEILLSGFFALLKVVTLSAGPIMLNAFIEVAEGNELFKFEGYILAISLFIIKILESLAQRQWYFRSRLVGIKVRSLLTATIYKKQQRLSNAARMRHSAGEIMSYVTVDAYRIGEFPFWFHQTWTVGVQLCIALLILIKSVGLATIAALLAIILTVLCNTPVAKLQNEFQGKLMVAQDERLKTFSEALVNMKVLKLYAWENHFKNVIEKLREMEYKWLRGVQLRKSYNGFLFWTAPLLISAATFGTCYLLNIPLTASSVFTFVATLRLVQDPIRSIPDVIAVVIQARVAFERIVEFLEAPELQTEKVRKKRNVDNVNHAVLMKSANLSWEINPSKPTLRDINLEVRVGEKVAICGEVGSGKSTLLAAILGEVPYIEGTVDVNGRIAYVTQSAWIQTGTIRDNILFGSTMDELRYQETLGRCSLVKDLEILPHGDMTEIGERGVNLSGGQKQRIQLARALYQDADIYLLDDPFSAVDAHTASSLFNEYVMEALSSKTVLLVTHQVDFLPAFNCCLLMSDGEIIQAGSYNELLGSSQEFLALVNAHKETAGTGRLPEVNSSTSQRNSGKEIRSIGIEKHEALKGDQLIKREERETGDTGFKPYLVYLNQNKKSMIYFIISMLSHLIFIVGQVLQNAWMASSVDNPNVSTLKLIGVYLIIGACTVVFLLTRTIGSVGMCMEASRSLFSKLLNSLFRAPMSFYDSTPLGRILSRVSVDFSIVDLDLPFSLLFAIGVTMNAYTNMGVLAVIAWQILFVSIPVVYTLFRLQKYYFATAKELMRLNGTTKSLVANYLAESVAGAMTIRAFGEEDRFFAKSLTLIDANASPYFHNFAANEWLIQRLETLSAIVLAASALCIVLLPTGSFSPGFIGMALSYGLSLNMSVVFSIQNQCTLANYIISVERLDQYMHIPSEAPEVIEDRRPPQNWPLLGKVEICDLQIRYRPDSPLVLRGVSCTFEGGDKIGIVGRTGSGKTTLIGALFRLVEPAGGKIVVDGIDISTIGLHDLRSRFGIIPQDPTLFNGSVRFNLDPLGQHDDVEIWEVLDKCQLKDAVEDKELGLDSFVVEDGSNWSMGQRQLFCLGRALLRRSRVLVLDEATASIDNATDTILQRTIRTEFADCTVITVAHRIPTVMDCTKVLAISDGRLVEFDEPTKLMENQGSLFGQLVKEYWSHFQSAESH